A window of Amycolatopsis australiensis contains these coding sequences:
- a CDS encoding 3-hydroxyacyl-CoA dehydrogenase NAD-binding domain-containing protein: MTTVAIVGTGVIGAGWAAHFLGRGFDVVATDPAPGAEDRLRADVTAHWPTVTRLGLAEGASPDRLRFVADAGEAASVADFVQENGPEREDVKHALFGVLDEAARPGVILASSSSGLLPSVIARGCPHHPERLVIGHPFNPPHVIPLVEVVPGRDTAPEVVDRAMAFYTAAGKRPIRLAREVPGHVANRLQAALWQEAYSLVERGIATVADIDAAIAHGPGLRWAVLGPFLNQHLSGGPGGLAHVLAHLGPPTEQWWRDLGRVHLTPELAATLVAGVDAELAGTDQQALVAARDAVLDRLLAAKAAQPDLP, from the coding sequence ATGACGACCGTCGCGATCGTCGGCACCGGCGTGATCGGGGCCGGCTGGGCCGCGCACTTCCTCGGCCGCGGGTTCGACGTCGTCGCGACCGACCCGGCGCCCGGCGCCGAGGACCGCCTCCGCGCCGACGTCACCGCGCACTGGCCGACCGTGACGCGGCTCGGCCTCGCCGAAGGCGCGTCGCCGGACCGGCTGCGGTTCGTCGCCGACGCCGGCGAAGCGGCGTCCGTCGCGGACTTCGTGCAGGAGAACGGCCCTGAGCGCGAAGACGTCAAGCACGCGCTGTTCGGCGTGCTCGACGAAGCGGCGCGGCCCGGCGTGATCCTCGCCAGCAGCTCGTCCGGGCTGCTGCCGAGCGTCATCGCCCGTGGCTGCCCGCACCACCCGGAGCGGCTGGTGATCGGTCACCCGTTCAACCCGCCGCACGTCATCCCGCTCGTCGAGGTCGTCCCCGGCCGGGACACCGCGCCCGAGGTCGTCGACCGCGCGATGGCGTTCTACACCGCGGCGGGCAAGCGGCCGATCCGGCTGGCCCGTGAGGTGCCCGGCCACGTCGCGAACCGGCTGCAGGCCGCGCTGTGGCAGGAGGCGTACTCACTCGTGGAACGGGGCATCGCGACGGTGGCCGACATCGACGCCGCCATCGCGCACGGGCCCGGCCTGCGCTGGGCCGTGCTCGGCCCGTTCCTCAACCAGCACCTCTCCGGCGGCCCGGGCGGGCTGGCGCACGTCCTGGCCCACCTCGGGCCGCCCACCGAACAGTGGTGGCGCGACCTCGGCCGCGTCCACCTGACCCCGGAGCTGGCCGCCACGCTCGTCGCCGGTGTCGACGCCGAGCTGGCCGGCACCGATCAGCAGGCCCTCGTCGCCGCCCGCGACGCCGTCCTCGACCGGCTGCTGGCCGCCAAGGCCGCGCAACCCGACCTGCCCTGA
- the couO gene encoding 4-hydroxyphenyl-beta-ketoacyl-CoA hydrolase, with amino-acid sequence MDVSSLTAIDVHTHVEQDGHGCFALDQELLDASAKYFRAGQDRTPTVTAIAEHYRARNMAAVVFTVEAPAATGHPALSSEEIADAAAEHADVLIPFGSVDPHAGKAAVLRARRLVAEHGVRGFKFHPSLQAFEPNDVRFYPLYEAIQELGVPALFHTGQTGIGAGLPGGHGIKLRYSNPMLLDDVAADFPGLTIILAHPSVPWQDEAISVATHKANVYIDLSGWSPKYFPPQLVRAANSLLKRKVLFGSDFPVLTPDRWLADFAALDIKDDVRPLILKENAIRVLGLG; translated from the coding sequence GTGGATGTTTCCTCGCTGACCGCCATCGACGTGCACACCCACGTCGAGCAGGACGGGCACGGCTGTTTCGCCCTCGACCAGGAGCTGCTCGACGCCTCGGCCAAGTACTTCCGCGCCGGCCAGGACCGCACCCCGACGGTGACCGCCATCGCCGAGCACTACCGGGCGCGCAACATGGCCGCCGTCGTCTTCACCGTCGAGGCGCCGGCCGCGACCGGGCACCCCGCGCTCTCGAGCGAAGAAATCGCCGACGCCGCCGCCGAGCACGCGGACGTGCTCATCCCGTTCGGGTCGGTCGACCCGCACGCCGGCAAGGCCGCCGTGCTGCGCGCGCGGCGGCTCGTCGCCGAGCACGGGGTCCGCGGCTTCAAGTTCCACCCGAGCCTGCAGGCGTTCGAGCCGAACGACGTCCGCTTCTACCCGCTGTACGAGGCGATCCAGGAGCTGGGCGTGCCGGCGCTGTTCCACACCGGCCAGACCGGGATCGGCGCGGGGCTGCCGGGCGGGCACGGCATCAAGCTGCGCTACTCGAACCCGATGCTGCTCGACGACGTCGCCGCCGACTTCCCGGGCCTGACGATCATCCTCGCGCACCCGTCGGTGCCGTGGCAGGACGAAGCGATCTCGGTCGCGACGCACAAGGCGAACGTGTACATCGACCTGTCCGGCTGGTCGCCGAAGTACTTCCCGCCGCAGCTGGTCCGCGCGGCGAACTCGCTGCTCAAGCGCAAGGTGCTGTTCGGCTCCGACTTCCCCGTGCTCACCCCCGACCGCTGGCTCGCCGACTTCGCCGCCCTCGACATCAAAGACGACGTGCGGCCGCTGATCCTCAAGGAAAACGCCATCCGGGTACTCGGGCTCGGCTGA
- a CDS encoding DUF2188 domain-containing protein yields the protein MAEGDVHTYFEDGLWKNRVEGGSRASNTSPRRTDAVLAGRLIAKKRHVGHVVHTPEGDIETERDYRPRLKRPQ from the coding sequence GTGGCCGAGGGTGACGTGCACACCTACTTCGAGGACGGGCTGTGGAAGAACCGTGTCGAGGGCGGGAGCCGGGCTTCCAACACCTCGCCGCGGCGCACCGACGCCGTGCTGGCGGGCCGGCTGATCGCGAAGAAGCGGCACGTCGGGCACGTGGTGCACACGCCGGAGGGCGACATCGAGACCGAGCGCGACTACCGGCCGCGGCTCAAGCGTCCACAGTAG
- a CDS encoding ATP-binding protein has product MLARHNSVWLVPRHGEPETASVVGVLDRTTYPKLRDGLLQFATEAQHGVLVDIERLALRDRALVKVFPLVALLIGDWPAVPFALVTSRPEQRAVLAASAVDRRVPVYADANAARAALRQPARRRAVRILGRSSRTSACAREFVRETCAGWCVPELAEDAELVATEFVENALRHTDSVPRLRLELRRRALAVEVADDSPRPAVLREGLDVVEAGLGLRMVAKVAKTWGSSPCRSGGKTVWAVLRRR; this is encoded by the coding sequence GTGCTCGCCCGGCACAATTCGGTGTGGCTCGTTCCCCGGCACGGGGAACCGGAGACGGCTTCGGTGGTCGGCGTGCTCGACCGGACGACGTATCCGAAACTCCGCGACGGGCTGCTCCAGTTCGCGACGGAAGCGCAGCACGGCGTCCTCGTCGACATCGAGCGCCTCGCGCTGCGGGACCGCGCGCTGGTCAAGGTGTTCCCGCTCGTCGCGCTGCTGATCGGGGACTGGCCGGCCGTCCCCTTCGCCCTCGTCACGAGCCGTCCCGAGCAGCGCGCGGTGCTGGCCGCGAGCGCGGTGGACCGCCGGGTGCCCGTCTACGCCGACGCGAACGCGGCCCGGGCCGCGCTGCGCCAGCCGGCCCGGCGGCGGGCCGTGCGGATACTGGGCCGCTCGTCGCGCACCTCGGCGTGCGCCCGGGAGTTCGTCCGGGAGACCTGCGCCGGGTGGTGCGTGCCCGAGCTGGCCGAGGACGCCGAGCTGGTCGCCACCGAATTCGTGGAGAACGCCTTGCGGCACACCGATTCCGTGCCCCGGCTGCGGCTGGAGCTGCGTCGCCGGGCGCTGGCCGTCGAGGTGGCCGACGACAGCCCGCGTCCCGCCGTGCTGCGGGAAGGGCTCGACGTCGTCGAGGCGGGACTGGGCCTGCGGATGGTCGCCAAGGTGGCCAAGACGTGGGGCAGCAGCCCCTGCCGCTCCGGCGGCAAGACCGTGTGGGCGGTGCTGCGGCGGCGCTGA
- a CDS encoding DUF2188 domain-containing protein, with protein MWKNKVVGNARASGSAETKSAAVAAGRKLAIKRGTAHYIHTKDGRVGERRSYPRARS; from the coding sequence GTGTGGAAGAACAAGGTCGTCGGCAACGCGCGGGCGTCGGGCAGCGCCGAGACGAAGTCCGCGGCGGTCGCGGCGGGCCGCAAGCTGGCGATCAAGCGCGGCACGGCGCACTACATCCACACGAAGGACGGCCGCGTCGGCGAGCGGCGGAGCTACCCGCGCGCCCGCTCGTGA
- a CDS encoding HAD family hydrolase: MLPPDPGNSVLSPAIPAPGTGKREETTIATAVLFDVDGTLVDSNYLHVHAWRRAFHELGRNVDSWRVHRAIGKGSGKLLATLLGDEDAGRVGDEAKELHSRYYLETAELLRPFDQAPQLVRALDAKGVRVVLATSAGPDELDVLRRVLGVDDVIKEIVAGADVEATKPDPEPVQVALEKAGTTPENTFFVGDAVWDVKAATKAGVRTIAVLSGGVGEAELKDAGAIAVYEDVAALLADLEGSPLSELFGG, encoded by the coding sequence TTGCTTCCTCCCGATCCGGGGAACTCCGTTCTGTCCCCGGCGATACCCGCGCCGGGCACCGGGAAACGTGAGGAGACCACCATCGCCACCGCGGTCCTGTTCGACGTCGACGGCACGCTCGTCGACTCCAACTACCTCCACGTCCACGCCTGGCGGCGGGCGTTCCACGAGCTCGGCCGGAACGTCGACTCCTGGCGCGTGCACCGGGCCATCGGCAAGGGCTCGGGCAAGCTGCTGGCCACCCTGCTGGGCGACGAAGACGCCGGCCGCGTCGGCGACGAGGCGAAGGAGCTGCACAGCCGCTACTACCTCGAGACGGCGGAGCTGCTGCGGCCGTTCGACCAGGCGCCGCAGCTGGTGCGGGCGCTCGACGCGAAGGGCGTGCGGGTGGTCCTGGCGACGTCGGCGGGTCCGGACGAGCTGGACGTGCTGCGGCGCGTGCTCGGTGTGGACGACGTGATCAAGGAGATCGTCGCCGGTGCCGACGTCGAGGCGACGAAGCCGGATCCGGAGCCGGTGCAGGTCGCGCTGGAGAAGGCGGGCACGACCCCGGAGAACACGTTCTTCGTGGGCGACGCGGTCTGGGACGTCAAGGCCGCGACGAAGGCCGGCGTGCGCACGATCGCGGTGCTGTCGGGCGGGGTCGGCGAGGCGGAGCTGAAGGACGCGGGCGCGATCGCCGTGTACGAGGACGTCGCGGCCCTGCTCGCCGACCTGGAGGGCAGCCCGCTCAGCGAGCTGTTCGGCGGATGA
- a CDS encoding class I SAM-dependent methyltransferase has product MTKAQRWTRYWDRKSATYDAEMGFWDRRLFGDSRQWACGQASGAVLEVAVGTGLNLPWYPAGVTLTGLDLSSGMLGVARERARQLGRDVTLQQGSAHELPFPDASFDTVVCTFGLCAIPDPAAAVAEMARVLRPGGRLVLVDHVAGSSRLVRAAQWLVELASVPLAGEHFRRRPLELVEALGLTVERRERFKLGLVERLVARKAG; this is encoded by the coding sequence ATGACGAAGGCGCAGCGGTGGACCCGGTACTGGGACCGCAAGTCGGCGACCTACGACGCGGAGATGGGCTTCTGGGACCGCCGCCTCTTCGGCGACTCGCGGCAGTGGGCGTGCGGGCAGGCGTCCGGTGCCGTGCTGGAGGTCGCCGTCGGGACCGGGCTCAACCTGCCCTGGTACCCCGCCGGCGTGACGCTCACCGGGCTCGACCTCAGCTCCGGCATGCTCGGCGTCGCGCGCGAACGGGCCCGGCAGCTCGGCCGCGACGTGACGCTGCAGCAGGGCAGCGCGCACGAACTGCCGTTCCCGGACGCGTCGTTCGACACGGTGGTCTGCACGTTCGGCCTCTGCGCGATCCCGGACCCCGCGGCGGCGGTGGCCGAGATGGCGCGGGTTCTGCGCCCCGGCGGGCGGCTCGTCCTCGTCGACCACGTCGCCGGGTCGTCGCGGCTCGTGCGGGCCGCGCAGTGGCTGGTGGAGCTGGCCAGCGTCCCGCTGGCCGGCGAGCACTTCCGGCGGCGTCCGCTCGAGCTGGTGGAGGCGCTCGGGCTGACGGTGGAACGGCGGGAGCGGTTCAAGCTCGGTCTGGTGGAGCGGCTGGTGGCCCGGAAGGCCGGCTGA
- a CDS encoding alpha/beta fold hydrolase encodes MSKPTIVLVHGAFADSSSWTGVVTKLQEQGFPVVAVANPLRGVESDAAYVASVVNSVSGPVVLAGHSYGGALITRAATETPNVRALVYIAAFQPEAGESVFELSGRHPGAKLGPETTNVLVHDGEAELSIKPENFAEVFAADVPPATAAVMAVTQRPVAQQALAAPFEGTPAWTKLPSWTLVANQDNAIPAAAQEFMAERASSTVRRVDASHAVAVSRPDVVAEVIAAAADGTE; translated from the coding sequence ATGAGCAAGCCCACCATCGTCCTGGTCCACGGCGCGTTCGCCGACTCGTCGAGCTGGACCGGCGTCGTCACGAAGCTGCAGGAGCAGGGCTTCCCGGTCGTCGCGGTGGCGAATCCGCTGCGTGGCGTCGAGTCCGACGCGGCCTACGTCGCTTCCGTCGTCAACTCCGTGTCCGGCCCGGTCGTGCTGGCGGGCCACTCCTACGGCGGCGCGCTCATCACCCGCGCCGCGACCGAGACGCCGAACGTCCGCGCACTCGTCTACATCGCCGCCTTCCAGCCGGAGGCGGGGGAGAGCGTGTTCGAGCTGTCCGGCCGCCACCCGGGCGCGAAGCTCGGCCCGGAGACCACGAACGTCCTGGTCCACGACGGCGAGGCGGAGCTGTCGATCAAGCCGGAAAACTTCGCCGAGGTCTTCGCGGCCGACGTCCCGCCGGCCACCGCCGCGGTCATGGCCGTCACCCAGCGGCCGGTCGCGCAGCAGGCGCTGGCGGCGCCGTTCGAAGGCACGCCCGCCTGGACGAAGCTGCCGTCGTGGACCCTCGTCGCCAACCAGGACAACGCCATCCCCGCCGCGGCGCAGGAGTTCATGGCCGAGCGGGCGTCCTCGACGGTCCGGCGCGTGGACGCTTCGCACGCCGTCGCCGTGTCGCGGCCGGACGTGGTGGCCGAGGTCATCGCCGCGGCGGCCGACGGCACCGAATGA
- a CDS encoding TetR/AcrR family transcriptional regulator, with amino-acid sequence MKSAEMHPKDRLLETASRLFYAEGIHAVGVERLVSEAAVTRATFYRHYPTKDDLVAAYLAETSRRIRVAVDAARAGKPPREALAAALAVVGDATCGEDFRGCQFLNAAAEYPDPDHGVRRVIDDHRRWFFEVLRAEAAAAGHEDPEYVARVLVLLRDGALHGGELDDAETVRTTLRRAVEDFFPA; translated from the coding sequence ATGAAGTCTGCCGAGATGCACCCGAAGGACCGGTTGCTGGAGACCGCGTCCCGGCTGTTCTACGCGGAGGGCATCCACGCGGTCGGGGTCGAGCGCCTGGTGTCGGAGGCGGCCGTGACCAGGGCGACGTTCTACCGGCACTACCCCACGAAGGACGATTTGGTGGCGGCGTACCTGGCGGAGACGAGCCGCCGCATCCGCGTGGCGGTGGACGCGGCCCGCGCGGGCAAGCCACCGCGCGAGGCACTGGCGGCGGCGCTGGCGGTGGTGGGCGACGCGACGTGCGGCGAAGACTTCCGCGGCTGCCAGTTCCTCAACGCGGCCGCGGAGTACCCGGACCCGGACCACGGGGTCCGCCGGGTGATCGACGACCACCGCCGGTGGTTTTTCGAGGTGCTCAGAGCCGAGGCGGCGGCAGCGGGCCACGAGGACCCGGAGTACGTGGCAAGGGTCCTGGTCCTCCTCCGCGACGGCGCCCTCCACGGCGGCGAACTCGACGACGCGGAGACGGTCCGCACCACGCTGCGGCGCGCGGTGGAGGACTTCTTCCCCGCTTGA
- a CDS encoding FUSC family protein, with protein MPSDAREEPLPRVVRPRSLLFALPAAGRRWSAGLRAAVAVALPGTLVLLSGHAGAALFVTFGSFAVLYGEGRPYRVRARVVLTAGAALLLSAGLGTAVGTLGAGKPAVVLVVTVVAVLAVYTVDALRLGPPGALFFALACGGALVATEAGADPLSLLACTALGAVSSAVVSMAGVVADRDKPERVAVQRAVRAVDTFLGHAGTETRHAASSALSAAWNAVHDAGRKPGSEPATTLIAAHRRFVAAAGDASPGDALPLPRPGVGYRLRRSASLRSHAMVTALRVGVTCVAAGSLSASLGLTRPHWAVLSALVVLQQGTDRVRANVRGLQRFAGTAVGLGLFAALSAFSPAGFALVAAVAALQFCIELFVPRNYAVAVVFITPVALLAGGAAATGAIGPVIRDRLAETAVGVALAFLSLYLLAPHAHRRTFHWTEARVRAAARQVLVSAPAMAPRRDLQFELEGTTRAAVDSAHNDLAWTRRHWPAHAELVHLGYDLLAACWATAPGDRLAGAQRWEQAFRALSPAETQQN; from the coding sequence GTGCCGTCCGATGCCCGCGAAGAACCGCTCCCCCGCGTCGTCCGGCCGCGCTCTCTGCTCTTCGCCCTGCCCGCCGCCGGGCGGCGGTGGAGTGCCGGGCTCCGGGCCGCCGTCGCCGTCGCCCTTCCCGGGACCCTCGTCCTCCTCTCCGGCCACGCCGGCGCCGCCCTCTTCGTCACCTTCGGCTCCTTCGCCGTCCTCTACGGCGAAGGCCGCCCCTACCGGGTTCGCGCCCGGGTCGTCCTGACCGCCGGTGCCGCCCTCCTGCTCTCCGCCGGGCTCGGGACGGCCGTCGGCACCCTCGGGGCCGGCAAGCCGGCCGTCGTCCTCGTGGTCACCGTCGTCGCGGTCCTCGCCGTCTACACCGTCGACGCGCTGCGGCTCGGGCCGCCCGGCGCGCTGTTCTTCGCCCTCGCCTGCGGCGGTGCCCTGGTCGCCACCGAGGCCGGCGCCGATCCGCTGTCCCTGCTCGCCTGCACCGCGCTCGGCGCCGTCTCGTCGGCCGTCGTGTCGATGGCCGGCGTCGTCGCCGACCGGGACAAGCCCGAGCGCGTCGCCGTCCAGCGGGCGGTCCGCGCGGTCGACACCTTCCTCGGCCACGCCGGAACGGAGACCCGGCACGCGGCCAGCTCGGCACTCTCCGCGGCCTGGAACGCGGTCCACGACGCCGGCCGGAAACCGGGCTCGGAACCGGCGACCACGCTCATCGCCGCCCACCGGCGCTTCGTGGCCGCGGCCGGCGACGCGTCCCCGGGTGACGCCTTGCCCCTCCCCCGCCCCGGCGTCGGCTACCGGCTGCGACGGTCGGCGTCCCTCCGCTCGCACGCGATGGTGACCGCGCTGCGCGTGGGTGTCACGTGCGTGGCCGCCGGGTCGCTGAGCGCGTCGCTCGGGCTGACGCGTCCACATTGGGCGGTCCTCAGCGCGCTCGTGGTCCTGCAGCAGGGCACCGACCGGGTCCGCGCCAACGTCCGCGGGCTGCAACGGTTCGCCGGGACCGCCGTCGGGCTGGGGCTGTTCGCGGCGCTGTCCGCGTTTTCGCCGGCGGGCTTTGCGCTCGTCGCCGCGGTGGCCGCGCTGCAGTTCTGCATCGAGCTGTTCGTCCCGCGCAACTACGCCGTGGCCGTCGTGTTCATCACGCCGGTGGCGCTGCTCGCCGGCGGCGCCGCGGCGACCGGCGCGATCGGCCCGGTGATCCGCGACCGGCTCGCCGAGACGGCGGTCGGTGTCGCGCTCGCGTTCCTGTCGCTGTACCTGCTCGCGCCGCACGCCCACCGCCGGACGTTCCACTGGACCGAAGCCCGCGTCCGCGCCGCCGCCCGGCAGGTGCTCGTGAGTGCCCCGGCGATGGCCCCGCGCCGCGACCTGCAGTTCGAGCTCGAAGGCACGACCCGCGCGGCGGTCGACTCGGCGCACAACGACCTCGCCTGGACGCGGCGGCACTGGCCGGCCCACGCGGAGCTCGTCCACCTCGGCTACGACCTGCTCGCCGCCTGCTGGGCGACCGCGCCCGGTGACCGGCTCGCCGGCGCGCAGCGGTGGGAACAGGCGTTCCGCGCGCTTTCACCTGCGGAAACCCAGCAGAACTAG
- the ligD gene encoding DNA ligase D yields the protein MAAHDASGVPAWVEPMLAKADGGRLRSGPEWAYEYKLDGYRAAMRIAPDGTTVLTSRNNIDFTAEFAELAGVLAPALDGRAAYLDGEIVTYGEDGRIDFELMQERRGRWVRHQSGPKGRKFTDVPVRFLAFDLLRLGDRSLLSTPYDERRRLLTGLPMPDPYRVSVVRAVTFEELAADRRTPADFLAHAASAGYEGVVAKLRSSAYVPGQRPDSWLKHPLIRTQEVLVCGWRPGQRSFTGTLGGLLLGAHDPDTGDLVYIGDVGTGFSQAARADLMAQLEPLARRTHPFVKTPPREDTVRARWVEPRLVGEIVYRQFTRAGRVRHTAWRGLRADKKPADVVAPRAAPPEPPAPPRPEPSGGRITVQAGDRRLTLSNLDKVLYPADGFTKGEVINYYSRVAPVLLPHLAGRPVTFIRYPNGVGGEKWFEKNVPNGAPPWLRTVRLPSTGSRGSGDTIDYPLLDDLPALVWAANMAALELHVPQWTVSGATRQPPDRLVFDLDPGPGTTIVDCARVAERLYDVLTADGLTPYAKTSGSKGMQLYCGIETDDPAAPSAYAKRLAQRLARETPASVTAVMAKAQRTGRVFIDWSQNNPAKTTVAPYSLRGRDHPTVSTPVTWEEVRACRHVNHLTFTAEEVLDRVDEHGDLLVGLAEERAPLP from the coding sequence ATGGCTGCTCACGACGCGTCCGGCGTCCCGGCGTGGGTGGAGCCGATGCTGGCCAAGGCCGACGGCGGACGGCTGCGCAGCGGCCCCGAGTGGGCGTACGAGTACAAACTGGACGGCTACCGCGCGGCCATGCGGATCGCCCCGGACGGCACCACCGTGCTCACCAGCCGCAACAACATCGACTTCACCGCCGAGTTCGCCGAGCTCGCCGGGGTGCTCGCGCCCGCGCTGGACGGCCGGGCCGCCTACCTCGACGGCGAGATCGTCACCTACGGCGAGGACGGCCGGATCGACTTCGAGCTCATGCAGGAACGCCGGGGCCGCTGGGTCCGGCACCAGAGCGGGCCGAAAGGGCGGAAGTTCACCGACGTCCCGGTCCGGTTCCTCGCCTTCGACCTGCTCCGGCTCGGCGACCGCAGCCTCCTGAGCACGCCGTACGACGAACGCCGCCGGCTGCTGACGGGCCTGCCGATGCCCGATCCGTACCGCGTCTCGGTGGTCCGCGCGGTCACGTTCGAAGAGCTCGCCGCCGACCGCCGCACGCCCGCAGACTTCCTCGCGCACGCCGCGTCGGCCGGCTACGAGGGTGTCGTCGCGAAGCTGCGCAGCTCGGCGTACGTGCCGGGACAGCGGCCGGACTCGTGGCTCAAGCACCCGCTGATCCGCACCCAGGAGGTCCTCGTCTGCGGCTGGCGGCCGGGCCAGCGCAGCTTCACCGGCACGCTCGGCGGCCTCCTGCTCGGCGCCCACGACCCGGACACCGGCGACCTCGTCTACATCGGCGACGTCGGCACGGGCTTCAGCCAGGCCGCCCGCGCCGACCTGATGGCCCAGCTCGAGCCGCTCGCCCGACGCACCCACCCGTTCGTGAAGACGCCGCCGCGTGAGGACACGGTCCGTGCCCGGTGGGTCGAGCCGCGTCTGGTCGGCGAGATCGTGTACCGGCAGTTCACCCGCGCGGGCCGCGTCCGCCACACGGCCTGGCGCGGCCTGCGCGCGGACAAGAAACCGGCGGACGTCGTGGCGCCACGCGCGGCACCACCGGAGCCGCCCGCACCGCCTCGCCCGGAGCCGTCCGGCGGCCGGATCACCGTGCAGGCCGGCGACCGGCGGCTCACGCTGTCCAATCTGGACAAGGTGCTCTATCCGGCGGACGGGTTCACGAAGGGCGAGGTGATCAACTACTACTCGCGGGTCGCGCCGGTCCTGCTGCCGCATCTGGCGGGCCGCCCGGTGACGTTCATCCGCTACCCCAACGGCGTCGGCGGCGAAAAGTGGTTCGAGAAGAACGTCCCGAACGGCGCCCCGCCGTGGCTGCGGACGGTCCGGCTGCCGAGCACCGGCTCCCGCGGCAGCGGCGACACGATCGACTACCCGCTCCTCGACGACCTGCCCGCTTTGGTGTGGGCGGCGAACATGGCGGCCCTGGAGCTGCACGTTCCACAGTGGACGGTCTCCGGCGCGACGCGGCAGCCCCCGGACCGCCTGGTGTTCGACCTGGACCCGGGCCCGGGCACGACGATCGTCGACTGCGCGCGCGTCGCCGAACGGCTGTACGACGTCCTGACTGCCGACGGCCTGACGCCGTACGCCAAGACATCGGGATCGAAGGGGATGCAGCTCTACTGTGGAATCGAAACGGACGACCCGGCGGCACCGTCGGCGTACGCGAAGCGGCTGGCGCAGCGACTGGCGCGGGAGACGCCCGCCTCGGTGACGGCGGTGATGGCGAAGGCGCAGCGTACGGGCCGGGTGTTCATCGACTGGAGCCAGAACAACCCGGCGAAGACGACGGTGGCCCCGTATTCGCTGCGCGGCCGCGACCACCCGACGGTGTCGACGCCCGTCACGTGGGAGGAGGTCCGCGCGTGCCGCCACGTGAACCACCTGACGTTCACGGCCGAGGAGGTCCTGGACCGCGTGGACGAGCACGGTGACCTCCTCGTGGGGCTGGCCGAGGAGCGCGCGCCGTTGCCCTAG
- a CDS encoding glycoside hydrolase family 43 protein encodes MSVKKLVLAPVIALVIAFAACPEAAAASEPRLLINQDFPDPDVVKTAGGYFAFSTGTGSQRIPVATAAAPEGPWRVTGDALAAVPAWAKPDGGFWAPDVTQLPDGTFALYFSAAQTAGGEMCIGSATGTKPEGPYTPVGDRPLICVPEDHGDIDPQTFVDADGTRYLFYKSDGAATGPPAAIWLQKLQADGRTPAGARTELLRADLTAEKSVVEAPSVVKTANRYLLFYSADTFQSSGYHTCYASAPTVAGPYVKADAQFLSTELLGGKVDAPGGADVVDGHIYFHGWLGGGRTARGLYELPISFPNDAPRLG; translated from the coding sequence ATGAGCGTCAAAAAACTCGTGCTCGCTCCCGTCATCGCCCTCGTGATCGCCTTCGCCGCCTGCCCGGAAGCGGCGGCCGCCAGCGAGCCGCGGCTGCTCATCAACCAGGACTTCCCCGATCCGGACGTCGTGAAGACCGCCGGCGGCTACTTCGCGTTTTCGACCGGTACCGGCTCGCAGCGGATCCCGGTCGCGACCGCGGCCGCGCCGGAAGGACCGTGGCGCGTCACGGGCGACGCCCTCGCCGCGGTTCCCGCGTGGGCCAAGCCGGACGGCGGTTTCTGGGCCCCGGACGTCACGCAGCTGCCGGACGGCACCTTCGCCTTGTACTTTTCGGCGGCGCAGACGGCGGGCGGGGAGATGTGCATCGGCTCGGCGACGGGCACGAAGCCCGAAGGCCCCTACACGCCGGTCGGCGACCGTCCGCTGATCTGCGTCCCGGAGGACCACGGCGACATCGACCCGCAGACGTTCGTCGACGCGGACGGAACCCGTTACCTGTTCTACAAGAGCGACGGCGCCGCGACGGGTCCGCCGGCGGCGATCTGGCTGCAGAAGCTGCAGGCCGACGGCCGGACGCCGGCGGGCGCGCGCACGGAGTTGCTCCGCGCGGACCTCACGGCGGAGAAGTCGGTCGTCGAGGCGCCGTCGGTGGTGAAGACGGCGAACCGCTACCTGCTGTTCTACTCGGCGGACACGTTCCAGAGTTCGGGTTACCACACGTGCTACGCGTCGGCGCCGACGGTGGCCGGCCCGTACGTGAAGGCGGACGCCCAGTTCCTGTCGACGGAGCTGCTCGGCGGAAAGGTGGACGCCCCGGGCGGCGCGGACGTGGTGGACGGCCACATCTACTTCCACGGCTGGCTCGGCGGCGGCCGCACCGCGCGCGGGCTGTACGAGCTGCCGATCTCGTTCCCGAACGACGCGCCGCGGCTGGGCTGA